TCATGAAACTTAGCGCATACATTGCTTAATTCCGCTTTGCAAGGGTGAATTGGACATCGAACCATGTTGAATCAATGTACGATAGAGTACGCACTCGTTATCTACCAGTTACCGACTGCAGTTTGACGTCCCAAGGGAACATTGGACTTAGACAGCGAAATATCCGCATCAATAAAGTCTACATccccgttgccgccgccataAGTGTCCATAATGCCATTTGCAGCCGCTGTGACTTTAGCCTCCAGCTTCTCATCATGGGTGTTGACAATGTTCTCCGGAAGCTTGGCCAATGCTTGGTCAAGATCTTCGATGATATCTCTTACGTCCTCTGTCCCAACCGAGAATCTGATAAAAGCCTGTCGTAAATTGTCATTAGCTGGCAAGTCTTTAAGGGACAGGTCGCTGTATGTTCTGATGAGACTCACGGGTGTGATTCCTGCTTCTCTCCTGTCCTTTTCAGACATAATAACATGTGTTGAGTTCCAGGGATGGGTAGCCAATGTTTTTGAGTCGCCAACACTGCCAGCGATATTAGAATGATCAGGCATGTTGTGGCAATGGTTTTTTCCAGTCACTCACTTGGTTTGATGGGAAATAACCTTAACGTAGTTCAAAAGCATTTTGCTGGCCACATCTCCTCCTTTTGGACCAAATGAGAGAACGCCTCCAAAGCCGTTTCTCAAATAGCGTTGGGCGTTTTGGTGATATTGGTTTTTTTCGAGGCCTGGCAATGGATGATTAGCATACATTGCGGCGTTTTGGCACTGGGCCTCTAGTCCACAGCTAAAGGGTTGATACCTACCGGGATAGTTTACCCATGCAATTCTTGGATGTGACTCCAAAAAGCGAGCAACTTCCAAAGTGTTTTTTGCATGTCGTTCGCACCGCAGACTCAACGTTTCCATCCCGATGAGAAGTTGCTGTGCAGAGGCTGGGCTTAGAATCGAGCCCACCTCCATCAAAATGTCAATCCTCATAGCCATGGCGAAAGATATGTTTCCAAAGGCTTTCCAGTATGAGAAACTCATTGGTCCATCTTTCTTGATCATCCGAGGGAATCTCTCGCCTGCTGCACCCCAGTCAAAAGTGCCACAGTCGATGATCACTCCGCCGACTGTTGTTCCGTGACCACCCATCCATTTTGTGGCGGAATGTAAGATGATGTCTGCACCAAACTCGATAGGCCGGCACCACGTGCCACAAGCACCAAACGTGTTGTCAACCTTGCTTGTTAGTCTCATGCAGTGAGAGGCTTTCGGGCTATTTTGGGTTCATTTACCACAAATGGGATATGGTTTTCGTGTGCCACATCAGCCAGGCCTTGGAGATCAGGAATACTGCAACGCGGGTTGCCAATACTCTCGACGAAGAACATTTTCGTGTTTTCGTCGATGTGTCTGGCAAACTCCTCCTTTGTTTCTTGCTTGGCCCACTTCACAGTAATGCCAAGTCGAGGCAACAGTGTTTTAAAAAGGCTGTATGTACCTCCATACAGATTGATGGAGGCCACCACGTTGTCGCCTGCCCCGGCTAGGCAAatgatggtgttgaagaTTGCTGCTTGGCCAGATGCCGTACCAACAGCGGCCGTGGCTCCTTCCAGAGCGGCGGCTCGTTTCTCGAACACAGCCACAGTGGGCTTGACCAGGCTTGTCAGCCCCCATAGCTAGAACTAGAAGAGAGACTTCAACCTACATTGGAGATCCTGCTGTAGAAGTATCCAGCTTCCTCAGTTGCGCACACTCTTTTGGCGTGGGCACTGTCGGTGAAGACGAATGACTGAAAAGTCAGAATTAGTCAACGGCATATTGCCACTCTCTTCTTCGAATTTAGACTTACAACGCTGTTATAGATAGGAACTGCTCGGGCATGTGTTTCTTTGTCGGGCCGATGACCACCATGGACTTGCAGAGTGTCGTATTTCAGACCAGTATCAAACTGCTCCACTTTGTAAGGCTGGAAAGGATCGTGTCCCTCTGGCAAGACACTGAGCTGAGTGACGCCATTGGGCAGTGTCTTATCCTGAATTGGTTCCCCCATACTTAGTTGGCTGATAGAATAGGGATGGAGATTCGACAAACAATTCAATTATCTAGACTTATCACAATGGGGCACTTGAATTTATCTGGCTGGTCTATCTCCTTTTACACACTTCAGATACGATTCAGTGTCTCGGCCAATTTCCCCATTCGGGAATTGCGATATTTCGTCCCAGGACGTCAGGTCTTTATGCTCCTGGAAGAGGCCGTGCGATGCTTTTGCGTCCCGGCCAGCTTTGGAAGCTTGCCGACCGGCGACAGGTGCGTTTTTTTCCCAGCATGGAGATCATTTTACACTTCAATTACATAATTCCCCAAGCCATCCAAGGACACATTGTCAAGCTCAATTTCCACAAATGTGTGTGCATTGCGATCATCATCTCTCTGTCACAATGGGTTCTTTGCATGAGGTTGAGGCATTCATCCTGCTTGGCCTAGCTCACCTCAGCGCTCTTAACAAACTGGCTTTGGGCTTTACACTTCTAACTCTCATGTTGGCATTAACTGCGCTTCTGTTCACACACAGTCAATTCAACAATCAGAAACTTGTTCCAAATGTCTTCGTTGTAGGAGGGGATGATGCACAGAGCATCAAGGCAAACCGAGAGCGTTTTCGTACACAAGCCAAAGAAATGCTTGAGGAAGGATACAATAGGGTCAGCAAACTGCTACACTTCCTATTTTAATGAAGAAATACTAAATCATTCCAGACTGGAGGCGGTTTCTTTTACGTTCCAAGCCCACTCGGGGAGCGGCTCATGATACCGACAAAATACTTAGAGGAGCTGAAAACAGCCCCAATTGATCACGTTGATTTCGTTGCTACTTTCATTGAAGTGAGTTGCAATCATACTTTCCCTCGGTTCCGAGTTTGTTTTGGAAATATTAACAGAACCGACGAGATGTTTGAAGGAAAGTATACAACCATGGGAAGCCGCTCAACTCTGCATCCTCGGGTTGTGAAAGGCCAACTCAATCACCATCTAGGTGAGTCAGATAGCCGACTAGATTAATACCTAGTGTTTTGACAATTCCTAGCCGAAATCATGCCAGCAGTCCAGCAAGAAATTCGCGACGCTTTCTGCGACGTATTTCCAACTTGTGTAGGTATGTCTCAAACACAACATCTCTCGAGTGCCCCTTGTCATACTTCAAACTAAAACACACAGACTGGACACCTATTCCAGTTGTGGATTCTCTGACTCGAATTGTGGCAAGAGTGTCCAGCTGCATGTTTGGTGGCACAGAATTGTCCCGTAACAAAGAATGGGTTGAGTCATCTATAAGCTTTGCAATTGATGGCTTCATTGCCGCACAGAAGCTCAAAGGTTACCCTGAGTTTTTAAAGCCGATTGTAGCACGATTTATTCCGGAGATCCAAAAGATCGCAGGACACTATGCCGCTGCCGAAGCAGCAGCTATTCCATTACTTGAGGCACGACGACGCACTGGGGAAGCAGCGGCCGATCTTTTATTTTGGATGGAAAAACAAGCCATAAACGAAGAGCATGATTTGAAGTTTCTGGCTAGCATTCTCCTCAAAGTGAGTTTTGCTGCAATACATACAAGCGCGGCAGCACCTGCTCAGCTGGTTTACGACTTGTGCGAGAGACCTGAGTATATTGAACCGTTGCGGGAAGAAATTCGCAGTGTTGCCGACTGTGATGGGTTCATCGACAAATCTGGGTTCCTTGGCATGACAAAAATGGATAGTTTCATGAAGGAAAGCCAACGATTCAATCCTCTTCTCCTCAGTAAGCATCCTCTCTAACAAACAGTAGTTCATCAGAGCTAGCCATTGATGTCTACTGATAGTTACTTTCGAGAGAGTTGTCCACCGACCATTCACCCTGTCATCGGGATTTACGATCCCAGCTCACACCACTATTGGTATTCCAACACAGGCAATTACTATGGATAAGTTGCTTTATCCAAGTCCCGAAACCTTTGATCCATTTCGCTTCTCTAAGCTTAGAAAGGAGCAACCAGAAATGGATGGCCGCGCTCAGTACGTTTCGTCAAACTCATCCTCATTAAGCTTCGGATACGGTAGGCACGCTTGTCCAGGACGTTTTTTCGCGGCACAGGAGATCAAAGCCATAATGGCTTTTCTCTTGCAGAATTTCGATATGCGGTTTGCCTCAGGTCAGAGTCGCCCAAAAAGCATACGCGTGGAAACACAGTTTCTTCCGGATCCAATGGCAACAGTGGAATTCAGAAGACGGCAACGATAATGAAAGACTTGGTAATTATAGGTGATAATAGTAGCACGTTTTTCACCATAAAACCGCTAAGTCTAATAAGATCTCAAATGTCGATTAGCAGCTTTATTCTATGTATAGTGGATTCTATCAGCTACATCTGTATATCCTCTCTCATCTGGTCTTCATATAACTCCATAATTGTTGTGGTTATAACATCTATGATTGTCACACAGATAATTCTTCATTGTTAATTTCTCCCGTGTTCTGATTTTCTTGTACAAGTCAAAGTATAGCAGACAGAAGCAACAACTTGGCACAGCTAGCTTGAGTAGTGTTAAACTGTTCGGCGAGTTTCTGTTCCAAATCTTCGTAATGCAGCATTTCTGCTGGCAGGCTAAATGCCGAGGTATCATTCACCACACAGCTTTAACTTCTGCAAGGAGCGTTGAAAGTTTCACTGAGGCAGATGTCCTTGCGGATGACTCATTACGGCGCAAGGTCTTGAGTCGTTGTTGACGGAGTGAATGCCCGAACCCCGAGCAACGTGCCGGGGAAGCCGCCGGTACACATATCATGCTGAAGAGAAACCTTACAGCTTTTGTCAGCCCATTCCAGCGCATATGAGGGCAGTCCATAGCTCGAGAATGTCCGTTCCAGAAGTATTTGACTGCATTGGCTCATGACGATGGGTCTTCACCGAATACATTGCCTGCACATTTCAAAGCTGCGAAGCCTCAGCAGATCATGGCCTTCGAAAAGGTCGCTTGCGTTTACCTTAAACGGGGTTCTCCATGTGACATTTACTTCCTTCTTAGGGTTGGGAATGCATGATGGCGTGGaattctctctcccctttccaAAAATGACTCGTTGTCTAAACTTTGCAGTGCCCTTAAGCTTTGGTGTCATTAAGGTTACTAGCGTGATACGATGTAGCCCAGGTCGTTGGGATCATGGCCGGAGAATCAAGAGGTCTAACTAGTCGAAATAATGacaggcaaggtccatccATGATTTCCTAGCTAAAACGGCTTCGGTGGTTTTCTAATAAGGTTGAAGGTAAGTAATGTACCGCAAATTATCTGCCGTCAATCTTGATACCGTTATCTGATTGTTTTGCAGTGTTTCTATCTACCCTTGTGCGTTCTTGTCGACTCGTAAGCTGTTCACTCGAGCAGGCCGCATAGTGACTCAGTGAAAGATGCAGCCGAGTAGGACTATCGCGACAATGTATCTAAATATCCATCCCACTCAGTGCTTCTTGCAATTCCTGGACCCTTAAGGCGATCGGCTGAAGGGAGCTCTGTTGCGATTCCAATCTCCTCTCCTCTGCATGGAGCCTCAGACGATCCAGTAAGCTACCGAGGTTTTTCGCCTGGGCCAGGATCAAGAAACCGAATATTTCGCACCGCTCCTGGACAGTGTCGATATGATACTGACCAAGAGAAATCGGGACCCAACGGTGTGCATGGCCATACACCTCGATCTGCGCTGCGTTTCCATCTGAGCCGCAAGCCAACGTGGTTGACTCCCAGACCGAGGCTACATCTTCCAGTATTCCAACAACCTTCTCTGCCAATAGGATAGAGAATGTCATTACCCTTGTGGGATTTCGACATTCTGGGCAATTCAATATTCCTCGACACTGTGATATTAATCCTTTAAGTGAGTGCAGTGACTTTTCTGCCGTACAGAAGCTGGTGACCTTGCTATAACTCTGTACTTTTTCCAAAAGTGTCAGGGTGAGAGTTACGCAGCGACACGTCGTTGCTGCGCTTGTCAGACTTGTTGCAGTCCTAGAAGGTGACACTTTTCGTGCCTGGTGACGGTATGCATTCGCCACAGTGACAGTCGGGGATTCTGTAGCATGTGCGCCCGCCTCTTTGTAAGATGAAAATGGAATTGTTGAGCTGATTCGTTGTGGTAAACTGGTAGACGACGTCTTCTTTGCGGAGACGAACTGCCGAGATTGGTGCTCGCCAGCTCGCTTTCTAGAGGAATAATCAATTAAATTCCATTGGAAGTCATCTACGCACGTATTAGCGCAACCGCCTGATAGCTTCCCAGTATCGTGGGACAGAAGCATCATTTTGGCGAATTTGGTTCCCAAAGCCGACGATACCTACATCAATGATACTTACCTGACGACGAATTGCTTGTGGCGAGACTACTCTCGCGCGTGGTTGCTTTGTCTTTGGGAGATGTGCAGGTCGCAAAGGCACTACCCATCTCAAGAGCTTCTGCATCTTGCTCCGATAAAGCCCCATGGACATCAAGCAGCTCATCCATATCAAAATCGTTCGTGTTTGACTCCATGTAGTCTGGTAAGTCCAAATCTTGGAAATCAGGACTTGTGCCGGGCAGCAGCTCGCATGATTGGGAGCCGGATGATTGGCTCGAGTCGATGAATCCAGGTGCTTGGACTAAGGATTCTCCGATCTGGGATCCTCTGGCTGATTGTGTATGTGCAGCTGGCAACAACTGTTCAGATCTGAATCCTTCAGCTGATGTTGTGATGATCGTCTGAGCCGCCACAGTTGTCTTTGCTGCTTCCACTGATAAGGAAGTAGAGAGGCGTTCCCCCAATGGCGGCGATAAAACCGTGCTGCTAGATGTACCATTGTCAAGTGCTGATGTTCTGTCGACTTTTCGTCGTCTAGGCTGCGAGATATTTGAATATGTGCATGCAAGGTTTCGATCCCTACACCGATGACATCCGAATCTATGACCAGTGCATTTCAGCTACACGAACGCAAAGTTAGCTTCACTTTGTTGTTTCAGTCGATTGTTAGTCGGAGACCTACTTTCTTTGCTCGACATCCGTCGCAAGCAAAATGATTCTGGTTCTGCCCAGGTTGCGGAGGTCGATTCGTGCTCGATATGCATACGACCTCTCCGTGCCGATCCTCAGTGCGAAGAGTCGCGAACATTTTGTCGGCAGCCTGTTCTGGACC
This sequence is a window from Colletotrichum higginsianum IMI 349063 chromosome 8, whole genome shotgun sequence. Protein-coding genes within it:
- a CDS encoding Cytochrome P450, with the protein product MGSLHEVEAFILLGLAHLSALNKLALGFTLLTLMLALTALLFTHSQFNNQKLVPNVFVVGGDDAQSIKANRERFRTQAKEMLEEGYNRTGGGFFYVPSPLGERLMIPTKYLEELKTAPIDHVDFVATFIEVSCNHTFPRFRVCFGNINRTDEMFEGKYTTMGSRSTLHPRVVKGQLNHHLAEIMPAVQQEIRDAFCDVFPTCVDWTPIPVVDSLTRIVARVSSCMFGGTELSRNKEWVESSISFAIDGFIAAQKLKGYPEFLKPIVARFIPEIQKIAGHYAAAEAAAIPLLEARRRTGEAAADLLFWMEKQAINEEHDLKFLASILLKVSFAAIHTSAAAPAQLVYDLCERPEYIEPLREEIRSVADCDGFIDKSGFLGMTKMDSFMKESQRFNPLLLITFERVVHRPFTLSSGFTIPAHTTIGIPTQAITMDKLLYPSPETFDPFRFSKLRKEQPEMDGRAQYVSSNSSSLSFGYGRHACPGRFFAAQEIKAIMAFLLQNFDMRFASGQSRPKSIRVETQFLPDPMATVEFRRRQR
- a CDS encoding O-acetylhomoserine (Thiol)-lyase, translated to MGEPIQDKTLPNGVTQLSVLPEGHDPFQPYKVEQFDTGLKYDTLQVHGGHRPDKETHARAVPIYNSVSFVFTDSAHAKRVCATEEAGYFYSRISNPTVAVFEKRAAALEGATAAVGTASGQAAIFNTIICLAGAGDNVVASINLYGGTYSLFKTLLPRLGITVKWAKQETKEEFARHIDENTKMFFVESIGNPRCSIPDLQGLADVAHENHIPFVVDNTFGACGTWCRPIEFGADIILHSATKWMGGHGTTVGGVIIDCGTFDWGAAGERFPRMIKKDGPMSFSYWKAFGNISFAMAMRIDILMEVGSILSPASAQQLLIGMETLSLRCERHAKNTLEVARFLESHPRIAWVNYPGLEKNQYHQNAQRYLRNGFGGVLSFGPKGGDVASKMLLNYVKVISHQTNVGDSKTLATHPWNSTHVIMSEKDRREAGITPVSLIRTYSDLSLKDLPANDNLRQAFIRFSVGTEDVRDIIEDLDQALAKLPENIVNTHDEKLEAKVTAAANGIMDTYGGGNGDVDFIDADISLSKSNVPLGRQTAVGNW